Below is a genomic region from Xiphophorus hellerii strain 12219 chromosome 17, Xiphophorus_hellerii-4.1, whole genome shotgun sequence.
AGACAGGCAATGCGATATTTAACGAAATATTTCCCTAATTACGGATTAGCAGCAGCTGTCTCGTTAGCGCCTCCTCGTGGTTCAGCTCGAAGAGGCGCtagaatattgttttatattcttatagtatcaaaaaaaaatgttttaccgaGTATataggtttgtttttcttcctctcacgCCACATTAACTTTCACAGAAGTGGTTCTGAACGTCTGCAGCGAGAGCTACTCCATACACACATCTAAGGACCCAAACATAAAGAGCTGTTAACGCGCcttatgaaaaagaaagaaaaaataggcTTAGTCTCTAAACCACTGctttaacaacaaaacatggCAGAATTCAAATTACTAGAACgtattcagttttctttgttaATACGTAATgatgtgtttcatttatttatttattttcctggtAGTTTTTCAGGCACATGTGAAGACAGCTATTGAGTCCTAGCAGCGTTGTCACATTGAGCGCTGTCGTGTTTGGGGGGAGTGACTGAGGCTGACTGGGAACTGCGGCTCGTCCGGGCTCTGCATCCTGTTGTGAAAGTGCGAGTAAGCTTACATTTGCATGACCTTTTCCTAAAACGCGCCAAAAGTGCGTTTTTGCGAAAACGCACTTTTGCATTTAGCCACATTTGCATTTGTTGAGGAAATGATCGAGAAGCTTGTTTTACTCGCTGGTCGTTCCTCTGTCATTCATTCCTTGTGCAGGCCGCCTGCTGCCGCTTCTTTGTTAGAGTCACAGCTAGCTTTAGCACATGTTGGTAACAGCTTAACCAAATTAGCACGGAGAAATAGCCTAATAGCCCACTTCGTCTTTCTGATGCAGTTTTTTTACTGCCACATCTTTAACCGGGCATGACAGACTCTACCCTTCATCATaattaaatgacacacaaacaTCAGTTTCCGGTGTTGTAGTTTAGGACTGAATCTGTTAAGGCTTCAAGCCACGTTTCGTGTTTCTCAAATCCTCAAACATGCCACAGGTATTTTAGCAACTTGAGCATGCGCACACACTCGGATCTCCTTTTTATGATAGTCAATCTACACAAATATGGTCTGGAAAGCACATTGATtatggcagattattttcatgcaaaaataaaatcactaaaaGTAAACTAGCTCcttgttgttttcatttgtagGAAGTGAATAGTTCTACTCCATTTACAAATGTATGTGCTTAATGTACAGAAACCAGGGAAAGTGTCAAAATGCTCAAATCAGTTTTAGTGTGGACTAAATTATTACTGCTTGCTAAATATTACACTCAAGCAATCTTTTGTGACACTGATTACATTGATTAAATTTACAGAGATGATGGTCATTTCCTAGCATACGTTAGGAACATGCAAACATGCAGTTTgataatcaatttttttttctggtatcAGAGTCAGCATgtcaaaacctgagagaaaatCTGTAATCAGCATTGGCCAGGAAAAACCTGATTGGTGCACCTCTAGTTGGAACAGTTAAAATTTATTCCTCTGATGATccagctaaaaagaaaaaaaaaattgctcaaaaAACGTTGATTGTTAGCTTTTGTAATAGGATTCAAAATTGGATTTGCACTGGTTGGAAGTTTGTGGCTGGTTTCTGATCCCAGTTTTGCGAAGCATCGACTGACTGCTGTGATTCTACACTAGAAAATAGATGAAGTTTAAAGTTGTCTTGCTTTATTTACAGTTGCTTCTTTAACGTTTCTAAtattccgttttttttttactccagctgtgtgtgctgctgtgtgtgcgtgctgtgtgtgtgcgaggTGTGTTTGCCTGCAGAACCAGTTCCAACATGAAGAGAGGCAAGAAGACAGATGATGGGTCTGCTGATGGGGAGAATGATGCAGGCTCTGGtactaaaacacagaaaacattgcGGTTCCTAATAAAGATTTCATGAACAGAGGGGGACacacactaaatatttattcttttatggTCTCCCTTCAGCTTCTGCAAAAAAAGCCAAGAAATCCAAGGAACCAGAAGCGCCAGTACTGTACGAAGACCCCCCTGACAAAATGACGAGCAAAGATGGCCGTAGCGCCAACATGAAGATCACCTCCTGGAACGTAGACGGGCTCAGGGCCTGGGTGAAAAAGAACGGACTGGATGTGAGTTTGCAGTAAAAAGTTCACTCagtcttattttgtttttaaaagaactaAATAAAAGCTAATTGCCGCTTGTCGTTCCCAGTGGGTGCGTGAGGAGGCGCCAGATGTTCTGTGCCTCCAAGAGACAAAGTGTTCAGAGAAAGCCCTTCCTGCCCAGATCACGTCCATGCCCGAGTACCCCCACAAATACTGGGCTGCGTCCAATGAGAAGGAGGGCTACAGTGGTGTAGCCATGCTGTGCAAGACTGAACCTCTCAAAGTCACTTATGGAATTGGTGAGTAATGGGTTGATACTTAGTTTAGACCTGTGGTTTTCTGCTTTAGTCCTCAGGACCTACAGCTGTTTggcatgttttatttgtgtctggACTTTGGAAGCGATGACcggcggaaaaaaaaaaaaatcttaattctCCAGGCAAAGAGGAGCACGATAAGGAGGGGCGCGTCATCACAGCCGAGTTCCCAAACTTCTACCTTGTGACGGCCTACGTCCCGAACGCGAGCAGAGGCCTCGTCCGCCTAGATTACCGCAAAACCTGGGACGTGGACTTCCGAGCTTACCTGAGCGAGCTCGACATCCAGAAGCCCCTGGTGCTGTGCGGCGATCTCAACGTCGCGCACCAGGAGATCGACTTGAAGAACCCAAAGGGCAACAAGAAGAACGCAGGCTTCACCCCGGAGGAGCGCGAAGGGTTCAGCCAGCTGCTGGCGGCCGGCTTCGTGGACAGCTTCCGTGAGCTCTACCCGGAGCAGGCCAACGCCTACACCTTCTGGACCTACATGATGAACGCCCGCTCTAAGAACGTGGGCTGGCGGCTCGACTACTTCCTGCTCTCGTCTTCCCTGCTGCCAGGCCTGTGCGATAATAAGATCCGTAACAAGGCAATGGGGAGCGACCACTGCCCCATCACTCTCCACATAGCTGTGTGAATCACCACATCTGATGATAATCTAACTTTtactcttgtcttttttttttttttgttccgaCTTGTCTCAACTGCATCAGCTAGAGTGGTGCCCAGTCTCACTGTTAGTAGAGTTGCCCTGTAGCTTAgtagttttctttaaatgttccaCAACATCGATCGTGTCCGATTACCCAAACTACTTTCATAAAAATCCGTGATATACAGCCAAGGTCTGCACACATGCAACACTAAGCACACATTTAAGCTAATTTTCATGATGTTTCTGTTACCGACTGAAATTGATCCACTGCTGTAAAAGGAAACCTGTCGTGGTTTAAGCTCCCTTCTTGTAccttgttatatttttttatgtgaaacttGCTTACACTCTTACACTCAAATAAAAACTCTTTATTTCCAGATTTTGAGTTGCACTTTTCTTAGCTCGATGGGTTTTATTGTTAATAAATAGGGGTGCAGCGATTGCAGTATTCCAGCCAATCGCCGATCTTAAAGTCAGACCTGCCGTTACCaattattttcatcttaaatgtcactaaatatagTAAGTTGCTGAGTTTACAACAGTGGGGGGGGTGACTTGTTAAATCCTGGTGGCTGGACTGTCAGTAAAACCTTTTTCACAGGagaaagaggacagtggttgatctTTAGACCTTTGTTGAGGTAGATAAGATGAGGGGATAAGTTTGGCTTCACCGATCTCCcgaaattaaggaaatcggcaccAATAAATCTCCTGGctgataaatcggtgcacccctagtaGCGAAGGACTTGCTTGTAAGAAATGGCTGACCATATAGACTTGCATAAGATTCACACCATGGTCACAGGACAATTGGAAACAATGTGGGaatagctttaaaataaatgttaaaaaaaacatctttgggGAGGAATTCCTACCAGGCCCTATTAATCAAGTTCCAATTGGTTCTTTTGAAACTACTTGGCACTTGCAAATGTAAGGAGTTTGCTACGTGAAACTCCTTACACAATACTTTTGTGACAAACATTAAGGTATCTTCTGAGTTAAAAGTGTTGGGAAGCAAGGTGGAGGACCCGTCATGCCGTGAACTCCGAAAATATCGtcagatttaataaaatctgaCGATTTTGATGTCTCTTCCATTAAGAGACATCACACATCTCAATCCTAAATGCAAACCTTCTTCCAAGGTGATAACAGAGAAAGGAACATAGGATGCTGCAGATCACCTAGAACATTGgttctcaaacttttccagaGTACCACCTCAACTAATACAAAGGTTTCAAGACCTGACAGACAAAGCAGACGGTTCCCCCAAAGCCTGATGCCCtgatggaaaagtcaaaagaTTTTGCACCAACTTATTCAATCTGTAATGGGAGCAATGTTGGGTGGGGCTTTTACACTCTTTTGAGATTTCTATTTTGAGGTAGCTAAATGACCCAACGCCCCTTGTACAAGGATTGATTTTGTACGGTGAAATTAAAACTTGGATTTCATCAAACATTCTCAACTACACTTTCACTTAAAGCAGATTCTGTTGAAAGCATTTGTGCCAGAACAACTcatgtttttaggttttattagCTCTGCAACACAGACAATTTGCTCTGTTGTAAACCAGATTAGAAGACCACAGTGAGAACCTAGGCTTTagagaaactgcaaaaaaaaatatatctaaaccttgtaaaatgttaaaggaATGACTAACGACCTCCCTACTCACAAAAAGGGTTGTTGCCCTGCCTTGAGGTACAAATATGTGGCATTGGTAACTTAAAATTTCTCTGaacaaactctgaaatttttcaTGAGTGGTGTTATTCTACTGcaattgatatatatatatttaacaccTTTCACACCCATTTAACAGTGATACTAATAAGTCTGTAGGTGTATTTATGACAGATGTGTCCTCAGATGCGTTTTAAGATGATAAGACTGCCTGAAACCCTTTCCACACTCTAAACACAGATACGGTTTTTCTCCAGAGTGCGTCCGCTGGTGTCTCTTTAGCCGGTTGGCACTCAGAAAGCTCTTGTCGCATTGAGAGCAGGAGTATGGCCGGGCCCCGGTGTGGTAGCGCAGATGGATGGTCAGGTAGCAGGACTGGGTGAATTTCTTGCCACAGTGAGGACACTGGAATGGCTTGTGGCCCGTGTGGAAGCGCTCGTGCTTTAAGAGCTCTGCATGCGAGAAGAAACCCTTGCCGCAGTCGGAGCAAAGGTACGGCCTCTCGCCCGAATGCGTCAGCTCATGTCTGATCAAGGTGGCCTTGTACACAAAGCTCTTGTCGCACTGCGTGCAGCTGAAGACGTTTTCCCTGGTGTGGCAGCGCTCGTGCTTCTTCATGTTGCGCTCCCTCTTGAAGCTCTTGCCGCAGAACGAGCACATGAAGGGCATTTCTTCAGAGTGGATCTTCATGTGGCTCATCAAGCCGCCCTTATAGAGGAAGCCCTTCCCACACTGCGTGCATGTGTGCGGCCGCTCTCGATGCGTCCGTTGGTGAGCGGTGAGAGCCGCCCGGTAAGGAAAACTCTTCCCACAGTTGCAGCTGTGAGGTTTTTCCTCTTTGTGGGTGAGGATGTGCTTGTTCAGGTGTCTTTCACAGTTAAAGCCCAGGTTGCAGTGAGAGCACTTAAACGAGTCTTCCACTTCGCCAGCATCCACTCCGTGGGTCTTGAGGTGCTTCACAAATGCAGCCTTCCAGGTGAACGTCTGACCGCACTCTGAACACTGGTAGTCCCCATCCTCTACGTGGCCGTTGTTGTGCCTAGCTTGTTCCGTTGCTGACTTGAAGAGCTCCCCGCAGATCAAACATGACAACTTGTTTCCAGACGAATGTGTCTGCTTATGCCGCTCCAGTGACTGTTTGAAGGAGAACTGCCGTCCACACTGGGAgcatgaaaatggctgctcGCCTGTGTGCACGCGCTGGTGGGCTTTAAGTAAGGAGTGGAACCTGAAGACCTTCCCACAATCTGCACAGCTTAAGTGTCTGTGTTGATCTGCGGCATCAGTGGGGTGCACCTTCTTGATGTGCTGTAGGACCTGCCCTTCCTCAGAGTCCTGGAAGGAGCATTGAGGACAGGAGAAAGCAACTACTGAGGCATCTGCTGGAGAACCTGGTGGTACAAAAAGCAACGAGTTTACATATAAATACAAGCAAATACTTTCCGTTATTCAGTATAGACAAGAATCACAGGTAGCTTTTACAAGTTCTCAAGAACCTAAACAACAAGTACCAAGTTAAGTACACAGCAAGATTAAACCAATTTGAACTTAATTTAGTAGTGATTTACATTCCAGTTTCTGTCTGGAAATAAGATTTTCCTTTAGCAGGGTTAGTTGTTTTTAGATATCAAATATCAATCTTGTGTTTCACACCCTGTGGATGTTCTACACCTACAACACAGGCTGGTAAGCAGAACATTGATTACACTCTTAATGTAACTTTACTTTCCATCTAATGAAACACTTCAGTAATTAGCAAGTGTTAGCAGTAACACTGCTAATGTGACTGCAAAGGCAAGTTAGAACATTAGATCTCGTCAGGGAACTGGTAGTCCCCATCGTCTAAGTGACTATTGGAAGTTATAGAAGTCAAATTTCATAGACCTTCCATAAATTTTCACTTTCAAGGATTATGTCATAGTtatgaagaaaagaaatccaGAGCAGCATTTCTTAAAATCACTTACTTTCACCACCTTGCTTCGAGACCACAGGCGATCCATAGGAGTGCTCCGAACTGAAACAGAAGAATAATGATCATTAAGTTTCAAAGTCTACAGTTAATTGGACTTTAATAAGTgtcaatgtgacaaaatctaaaatgaaggACATCAAAGACCAACACCGAGGAGAGGTGATTTTACCTGATGATAGGTAAAGGTCTCAGTGCTGAGGGATTCACCCTGCTGCACTTGTTCCTTTGATTAGTGGCCATGTGCTTCTGTAAATTTATCGCCTGGATCTTCATTGTGGGTCGACGTTTGCGTCCACTCGTGCGGACATTCTGTGGTTTGACGCCGTTGTCTCGTATGGATTCAGAGAATGGGCGATCGCCTGTTTCCACCGGACAGTCTGGATCTGTGTGTTCAGCATTCGCTTCATTGACACCCACAGCCTTATCAGTATCTGGCCCACCCTCTAAGCGTTCTTTGAGTTTGTCCGAGTTGCCATCGTCAGAGTGAGTCTTTAAGTGACTTGCGAGGGCCAGCTTACAGCTAAATTCCACGTTGCAGAGATGGCACGAGTGCGGCACGCAGGCCGTGTCCACGCAGTCATACGCGCGTCCCTTTCTGTGTGTGCGTCTGTGTCTGTCGAGGGACTGCCTAAAGGAGAAGCAGCGGCCGCAGTCAGTGCAGCGATGGGGTCGTTCTCCAGTGTGGATGACGCTGTGAGCCAGCAGCGAGGAGGCAAACTTAAATTTCTTCTCACAGCGGGGGCAGTCATGTGGTCCTGCGGCAGCTTTGTGTTGAGAGGAGGATGGAAGTTCGGTCGCTTCTGTTTTTGGCTCTTCTTCGCTTGTCTTCTCCAAATACACAACCACAGAACGTTCCCCTAGTGTGTCTTCTCTTCCTTCAAAGCAGTTTTCTTCTGTCACCCCTTCGACGTTGGAGCTCGCACCTATTTCAACCTCAGAGTAATCAGAAACTGTAACTACTTCCGCTATTTCTGGTGCAAGTTGTGTTTCGACGTGGAGGTCTCGAAGTGGGTCCGACTGGTCGGGTTGTTCGCTGGTTTCCGCCAGTCTCCTCGGGGGAAGGGCAGAAAGTGAGGAAGAGATGTTGTCGCCCATACTAGCAGGTGGAACTGCATGAAAAGGAATAAAGCAGAACCATAAGTTTAGCTTATACGGTTTACAAAGACGCTGTCAAAAGAAGCAACCTACCATGTTGGTCTAAATGCCCAAGGTTCTTGTGGTGCTGCAGTAGATTCTTCAGGTCTGTGGGTTCAGAGACGGTCTGCAGACAGTCTTCCAACAGAGAGCACTCCGCTCCAAGCCAGGACACAGTCTGAGAAAAACGTCCGACATCAATATTCACACTATTGAACTTGAAAAACTTGTAAGGTCTCATTTTATAAGGACATTAGGATCCTCTACCTTGAAGTATGCTGCCTTGTCAATGAGGAAGGTAGAAGAAACAATCTCATTCCATCGcatattaaaggggcagtattatggaaaatcaacttctttgagctttacataacgttataatgttattccctcatcaaaaacatacatggatTGTCGCCTTGAATCTTTCATTCATGTtcgagaaatcctttaatctcccatggcaaccgttCAAGCTGTACAAAATGCCTGGTCGGACCTAGCGCTGCCTTTGAGATGAAGCTCCTGCACCTTTACTGGTgcaacgttgttaaagggttaatagagcaGCGATGTTgtggtgacttcctgaagactcagtttcagaaagagcaggaggttttaaagagacagaaacccaAACTCAAgacattaaataaagtaaattttttaaaagtcatttttgatatatgtatatagttactttattgtggtataaaatggaactatgtgcctggaaaataaataataaagcccCTTTAACAATATCCCTGGACTGAGCATGGCATATCAAATATAGTTATTGCAGCGATGCTGTTAGTTTCGTCCACCTTCTATTGACATATTTATGGAAGTGTCATGATAAACTTCTGCAATATAATCTTGTTTCTTTAATTGGAATCATGCTTCATGTCCTACAGCTCTTTGTTGCAGTTTGATAATTGCCGGCGCAGTTTGTGTTTAGGCTCACCTGCTCCAGGTCAGGGACCGGAACCAGCTGAAACAGTCGGCAGAGAAACTCTGCAAACAGTGTCTGCAAGTCACTGTCATACTGAGGGCCATACTCTGCAGGAAAGACGTCCTTTAAAGCAGAGAAACTATGGTGAAAAACGATACAAATGCagggggggggaaaaattacattttcagagcttttctgctttttcgAAAGTATTACAATATTTGGTGGCACCGCACACAACGGCCTGTACTGTCATGAAACATAGGAGTTACAGTATTTTCTGCCTCGACTCCCCTTGATGGATAGTCTCAAACCGGTAATCACTATGGGGGTAATTTGGAATGTCAGAACGGGAGTGACGTAGTGATGCGGTAAAATGCACAAACAGCGGCACAAGTCCAAAGACGGAGAGCAGAACAACTGGATGCTGATTCAGATAATAACATGTTGAGATTGGTGAACAACACAGTTTCTTGCTCGGGGCCTGACACATATCTTTATACTACGTGCCGGAAGCCACAACGCTTTGGTAACATAATCCCAACTTCATGTTTTCAGAATGCCCATGATCTCAGCTGATCTGCTGCAGTGATGTAAAAGGACGAAGCGAACCATAaatgcttttgttgttgttgttgaacaataaaaatgacttgaaaCTCACCAGGTACTTTTCTGTACCTTTCATAGAACTAAGCCTCTTCATAATATAGCTAGATTCCTGAGGGCATCCAGTGAATTCTGGGAAGTTACAAAGAAAGTGTCTGGTAAGTTCTGGGAATATAATCGTAAGTTCTGGGAAACTCCACAAGCCAAAAAAGTGAACCACAAGTTCTGGGAAAGCGACCAGTAAAAATCTCTTAGAAAGTTTGCCCAAACACCCTGGTATGTTCCAGACTGTACCTGCTAAATTCCATGAAAGTTCTGAAAAGTGCCTGATAAGTGTCAAGCAAGTTCCAGAAAGCACCCACTTGATTTCCAGAAAGTTCAAGACAGTAACATATAAGATCATAAAAGCAATGTTTAAGGCTGTTTAATAAATAACTATTAATTATATATCtttataactataaaaactcaaaaaaggaGCTTGAAGACAGCTGGATTCCACAATAAAAAGTGGAAACATTTGTCACACAAAGTTGCTACTTTGTGTGACTTTAAAGAGGAACAAGTGTAAAGTCTTACcatgaaaaagtgtttcctttcTTCCGGATCTTTGAGAAGAATTTGAATCAACTCAAGAAAATTCATTTTCACCGACTCGTCATCTGGTTCGCTTATCTGAAACATGGAGAATATAACTTTAAATTCAACACAGTCGATATGTAAAGCAGcattaaaaggaaaaatgacaaCGGTAAAAGGTAAGTaaacgtttttaccagtgtgGGATGTGGTGACGTCATCTTCTCCAGGTAAGACAGAATCATCTCACTGGAATGCTCATTACGACATAACTCAATAATATACTGTAGCGGAGAAAAACTCAGTCACTTCCCATCACTTGTAACATCAGACtaccaaaacattaaattgtttCGAAATGTTTGATAGATACCCTACCCATACTCACCCTAGCTCTTAACCCCAAATTCAGTTGAGTCCTATATTTGTCCATCAGGAGCTCTGGGACCATGTCCACCACCAGCGACACAAAGTCTGACAGCTTCCAGTAGCTCGTAACATCTTGTTTCCTCAACACCTGCCACATAGAGGCTGCCATGAGCTGCAGAGGGGGCACCAGGAGGCGCAGCGATGCCAGGGGTAACGGGTCACCTAAAAACGGGCATTGAAATATATTATAtggttaattaaaaacatgtgtTGTCTGTCTCACAAGAAAGGTACATGGAACCGTCTTTCTGAAGTGTCCAGAAAGAGACAGAATTTTCACTTTAACCTCAGAATTCAGAGAAAGTCAGAATTcggattttaaaattaagaattttaattttcagtGGCCCCAATCCCCATCTACACATACACAATTATacatatttgttgtatttaaaagCTGTCTTTGAAAACGTTCATTACTTGTAGAAAACAAATGGTTGCTCTGAATGCGTCCCATGGGGGTGTGTTCAACAACCgtgttattaaaaatgttgctagtAGCATCGACGCTGCATTTTAAAGCCAAACTTGGCACAATGATGAGACACAAACAGCTACATCTATTCGTGGAGACCAAATATTCAAAGGTAACGTTTTCATCACGCGCTTGACCCAAACAACGCGAACATACCGATGTAATGTCATAGACAAGCTATGGAAATGAGCTAATGGCTCAATTAAAGTTATGCTTATCCTTGCCGTCATTAACTGTCCGTTACcaacaaattagtttttatctACATTACGTTCTTAAACAGCCCAACCTCTGGGGATGTCCGTCAAAACGTCTGAGTCCATTTCCTTCTGCTGGGGTTGAAAAGTTTCAGTAGCTTGGATTAGCCTTCCAGCTAGCTGGCTAACCAGCTACCATACAATACGTGGTTTATCTTTCACAGACTCTGGACAACACAGCTTTTAATTCAACGTCCGACTGCCGAAGCTTCAACTTAGACTCAAAGatagttaaataaatgtgtatacaataaaataaacgtTAATTTTATCCCAGGGAGTAGTAGTTAGAAAATTCTTCTTTGCTTTATTCATTGGCtaattctgacattttccaggttgctgctgccacctgctggaaaCGCGGTGAATCGCATATAAACCCACTACTCATAAATGTCCCTTGcgtttttagtttaaaaaatgtatttctaagaatgaatgaaaaatgttaagcttacattaaatgtattttttttatgatgcattttaatgaaaaaaaaataaacgaaGAAAAACGCTAAACAGGACATTAAAAGGTATAGTTTTAATTATAAGATTCCAACAAATTGGAAACGCAGTTTTCAATTTGTTGGTTTTAAGTTTAAGTTATGAGTCTGTACgtcataattatgttttttttttaattataatgcAAAGCAACAAtgcaaaaaagtaataattatgaacacatattatttaattatgcaaataaaaatgtcccagttatatgtttaaaattcaaaactataaaataaaataaaaatacattttaagttgaAAATTAAGGCTTTCAATTTAAtcgttttatattttaaagtttactttacaagactaaaatataaaatggcaAATTTGAAAACCccaattttcactttaaaaaaaaatcataattgtacatttgaaagtcaatatttaaaagtcatgatttttttgtgtctggTTGTCTTTATCTGATCAAACGGTCGTAGGCTGCGGTCCACGCGGGTCTTACTTTAATATCTATGGAgctcaaaataatatttaataatgttCAATTTAAGTAAACATTCAGAATGTAAAAGTCATAATTATTGGTTTCATAGCCTAATTACACAACgtcacaaagacatttttttaaagatttaaagttaTAGTctaataatttaaatttctgaatttgagtGTCTTGAATATGAGATCAAAAAGTTAAAGTTACAAATGATTCTATTATGACTTCTTGACATTATTCTTTCAAGTGGCAGAAGCCTATTGCTGCTCGGCAGGGTACCAGCTCTCAGCCCAGATTATCGCTGCCTGGCTCCTGTTATTATAATCACCTCTCTGCTCCATGGAGTCCTCTCGGACTGCGTCCTCCGCTCTGGAACGACTCACCTTTAACAACACCGCGCTGAAACGGCTCCCGGTAGATGTCTCCGCCGAGCCCGGCTCCAGGACTGTCCCGGGAGCGTCTTTCTCCCGTGTCGGCTCTCTTCATCCACTGCTCCGGCCCACAATCGTGGCGCTGTCCCAGCCGTCTTTCTCTCTATTGGGCCTGACTGCGCAAGAGGTGCTGGACGACCCTCTGGCCCCGGAGTATTTGAGCGGCTCCAGGCTGCTGGCTGGTTCCGAGCCGGCTGCGCACTGCTACTGCGGGCATCAGTTCGGGCTGTTCGCGGGTCAGCTGGGCGATGGAGCGGTCATGTATCTGGGGGAGGTGGAGTCAGATACCCAAGGACATTGGGAGATACAGGTGAAAGGTGCTGGAGTCACACCTTACTCCaggtagtttaaaaaaaaaaaatattattattattattatgttttgttcttttatgttaGTTGGCAGAATAGTGAGGTTAAAGGTGACCTTGGAGACTTTTCTAAGTCTTGCATGAATGTGAGTGAGAGCTGATTAAGAGCTTAGAGCTGCTTGGTGCGCACCTGATTTATTCCTCATTGGTTAACAGCTCATTTGACAGAGTAAAACAGGCACCAACAAtgtttttttgctcatttatcCACAACTTCACACCATTTTCTGCTGTTGAGTGTTACGGCAACTTGCAAATCTATTCACGTCTGTTATAACCTTTGGCATTTTGCCACATCCCATCCACTTTTAGTGGGATTTTCTGTGGCAGGCCAGCACAAAGTAGTGTGtaattttgaagtggaaaaaaaacaattttattattttttttaagtgtttagctaaaattagaaaaaaacatgaaatggaCTTGTTTTCAGTTCTCTGAATACACACTTTATGGAGCCATCTTTGGCTGCAAGTATTTTGGGGCAAGTC
It encodes:
- the LOC116736634 gene encoding zinc finger protein 420-like isoform X2: MRWNEIVSSTFLIDKAAYFKTVSWLGAECSLLEDCLQTVSEPTDLKNLLQHHKNLGHLDQHVPPASMGDNISSSLSALPPRRLAETSEQPDQSDPLRDLHVETQLAPEIAEVVTVSDYSEVEIGASSNVEGVTEENCFEGREDTLGERSVVVYLEKTSEEEPKTEATELPSSSQHKAAAGPHDCPRCEKKFKFASSLLAHSVIHTGERPHRCTDCGRCFSFRQSLDRHRRTHRKGRAYDCVDTACVPHSCHLCNVEFSCKLALASHLKTHSDDGNSDKLKERLEGGPDTDKAVGVNEANAEHTDPDCPVETGDRPFSESIRDNGVKPQNVRTSGRKRRPTMKIQAINLQKHMATNQRNKCSRVNPSALRPLPIISSEHSYGSPVVSKQGGESSPADASVVAFSCPQCSFQDSEEGQVLQHIKKVHPTDAADQHRHLSCADCGKVFRFHSLLKAHQRVHTGEQPFSCSQCGRQFSFKQSLERHKQTHSSGNKLSCLICGELFKSATEQARHNNGHVEDGDYQCSECGQTFTWKAAFVKHLKTHGVDAGEVEDSFKCSHCNLGFNCERHLNKHILTHKEEKPHSCNCGKSFPYRAALTAHQRTHRERPHTCTQCGKGFLYKGGLMSHMKIHSEEMPFMCSFCGKSFKRERNMKKHERCHTRENVFSCTQCDKSFVYKATLIRHELTHSGERPYLCSDCGKGFFSHAELLKHERFHTGHKPFQCPHCGKKFTQSCYLTIHLRYHTGARPYSCSQCDKSFLSANRLKRHQRTHSGEKPYLCLECGKGFRQSYHLKTHLRTHLS